ATGCCCTTTTAGGGAATACAAAATGTACCAGACTTGCTTGGAACGTACATCACTGAAAACAAATTAAGCCATAACTTCAGTTCACCAATAGAGGTTTTATAGGTATTCACCACCTACATAAGTGCAAATCTCCCAAATGTAGCTTACTGGTAAGTCATTTATTCTGGGGCATTAGCTGTGAGTTGATAGTTCTAAGTTGGACCGTCATGCTCTCATGGTTTACTTTCAACTGACGTGTTACAGGACGTGTCTTGACATGTACAGATGGCATGCGatgtggctttgtttttgttcGGCTAGCCCATGGTTTTTAATGTGTGGGTTATATTTTGCTCCCAAAGCAAAATTCTGCAGCATCTCTGGAATACTGCCTGAGAATTTGGGGGTGCCATGTCGAAGAAACGCAAATGGGATGATGACTATGTTCGTTACTGGTTCACCTGTACAACGGAGGTTGACGGAACTCAGCGCCCACAGTGTGTGTTGTGTAACTCAATATTTTCAAACGCTGACCTCAGACCATCCAAATTGTCTGACCACTTTAACAGACAGCATGGTGGTGTAGGTGGGCATGATCTCAATAGCCTGAAACATACGCCAGCACCATCGGATCAGAGTGAAACCTTGAAAGCATTTGGAGTTGCATCTCACGAGGATGCCCTATTACAAGCATCTTATCAGTTTGCATATTTATGTGCCAAGGAGAAGAATCCTCATACGATAGCTGAAAAACTAGTGAAACCTTGTGCGTTGGAAATAGCACAAATAGTTTTGGGACCCGATGCACAAAAGAAGCTTCAGCAGGTACCCTTATCAGATGATGTGATCCATTCTAGAATTGATGAAATGAGCCAGGATATCTTACAGCAAGTTCTAGAAGACATCCAAGCCAGTCCTCTGAAAGTGGGTATTCAGCTTGCCGAGACCACGGACATGGGTGACTGCAGTCAGCTAATGGCATTTGTACGAtacataaaagaaagagagatcatagaAGAATTTCTGTTCTGTGAACCACTGCAGTTAACAATGAAAGGAAAAGATGTGTTCAATCTCTTCAGAGACTTCTTTCTGAAGCATAAGATAGCATTTGACGTATGTGGCTCTGTTTGTACTGATGGTGCCTCGTCTATGCTAGGAGCGAATTCAGAATTTGTTGCCTGTGTGAAAAAGGAGGCACCTCATATCGTGATCACGCATTGTTTGTTGAATCCTCATGAACTTGTCACAAAGACCTTGCCTACAAAACTGAGAGAGGCTCTGTTTACTGTGGTGAGGGTGATAAATTTCATCAAAGGACGAGCTCCAAATCATCGCCTCTTTCAGgctttttttgaagaaattggaATCGAGTATAGTGTCCTCCTTTTCCACACTGAAATGAGATGGCTTTCCCGAGGTCAGATACTCACCCACATTTTTGAAATGtatgaagaaataaatcaatttcTCCACCACCAAAGCAGTAATTTAGTCGATGGCTTCGAAAATAAAGAGTTTAAAGTTCACTTAGCGTACCTTGCAGATTTATTCAAACACCTGAATGAACTTAGTGCATCTATGCAAAGGACTGGGATGAACACAGTATCAGCCAGAGAAAAG
This genomic interval from Neovison vison isolate M4711 chromosome 1, ASM_NN_V1, whole genome shotgun sequence contains the following:
- the ZBED8 gene encoding protein ZBED8, which translates into the protein MSKKRKWDDDYVRYWFTCTTEVDGTQRPQCVLCNSIFSNADLRPSKLSDHFNRQHGGVGGHDLNSLKHTPAPSDQSETLKAFGVASHEDALLQASYQFAYLCAKEKNPHTIAEKLVKPCALEIAQIVLGPDAQKKLQQVPLSDDVIHSRIDEMSQDILQQVLEDIQASPLKVGIQLAETTDMGDCSQLMAFVRYIKEREIIEEFLFCEPLQLTMKGKDVFNLFRDFFLKHKIAFDVCGSVCTDGASSMLGANSEFVACVKKEAPHIVITHCLLNPHELVTKTLPTKLREALFTVVRVINFIKGRAPNHRLFQAFFEEIGIEYSVLLFHTEMRWLSRGQILTHIFEMYEEINQFLHHQSSNLVDGFENKEFKVHLAYLADLFKHLNELSASMQRTGMNTVSAREKLSAFVRKFPFWLKRLEKRNFTNFPFLEEIIVSDNEAASIAAEIPLHLQQLSNFFHEYFSVGDLAEANKWILDPFLFNLDFVDDGYLMKTDLAELRASGQILMEFETMKLEDFWCAQFTGFPSLAKTALEILIPFATTYLCELGFSSLLHFKTKSRSCFNMNDDIRVAISKKVPRFSDIIEQKLQLQQKSL